GCGCGACCCTCGCCCTCGCCGGCTCCACCGAAGCCGCGCAGTTCCACTGACTTCCGAAGGACTCACGATCATGACCACTCCCACCGCTCCCCCGACCACGGCTCCGATCCAGACGACCCAGCAGGGTCCGGCGATCGAGGTCGCAGGCCCCCAGCGCGACCGCTACGACGAGATCCTCACGCCGGCAGGCGATCGCCTTCCTCACCGAGCTGCACCACCGTTTCGCCGCCCGCCGCCACGACCGGCTCGCCGACCGCATGCGCCGTCGCTTCGAGATCGGCAACGGACACGACCCGCGGTTCCGCGACGACACCGCGCACATCCGCCAGGACACCGACTGGCGCGTCGCGGGTGCCGGTCCCGGCCTCGAGGACCGCCGCGTCGAGATCACCGGCCCGACCGACCCGAAGATGACGATCAACGCGCTGAACTCGGGCGCGCGCGTCTGGCTCGCCGACCAGGAGGATGCCACGAGCCCCACCTGGAAGAACGTGATCGAGGGCCAGCTCTCACTGCGCGACGCGATCCGCGGGCGAGCTGAGCTTCACGAACGCCGAGGGCAAGGAGTACCGCGTCGACCGCGGAGCGCACGCCCACGATCGTGATGCGTCCGCGCGGCTGGCACCTGCCCGAGAAGCACGTCGCCTTCATCGACCGCGCCGGTCGCCGCACGTCGGCATCCGGTTCACTGGTCGACTTCGGTCTCTACTTCCTCCACAACGCGCAGGCGCTGATCGACGACGGCCGTGGTCCGTACTTCTACATCGCGAAGATCGAGTCGAGCGAAGAGGCGAAGCTCTGGGACGACGTCTTCTCCTTCAGCGAGGAGTACATCGGCATCCCGCACGGCACGATCCGCGCGACCGTGCTGATCGAGACGCTTCCCGCCGCGTTCGAGATGGACGAGATCCTCTACGAGCTGCGCGACCACTGCGCCGGTCTGAACGCCGGCCGCTGGGACTACATCTTCTCGATCATCAAGAACTACCGCGGCCGCGGCGCACGCTTCGTGCTCCCCGACCGCAGCGAGGTCACGATGACGGTGCCGTTCATGCGGGCGTACACCGAGCTGCTGGTGCAGACCTGCCACAAGCGGGGCGCCTACGCGATCGGCGGCATGAGCGCTTCGATCCCGAACCGCCGCGACCCCGAGGCGACGGCCCGTGCGATCGAGAAGGTCGCAGCCGACAAGAAGCGCGAGGCCGGGCGACGGCTTCGACGGCACCTGGGTGGCGCACCCCGACCTCATCCCCACCGCTCAGGCCGAGTTCGACGTCGTGCTGGGCGACCGCCCGAACCAGGTCGACCGCCGACGCGATGACGTGCATGTGGAGGCCCGCGATCTGCTCGACCTGCACATCGGTCGTCCGATCACCGCCCAGGGAGTGCGCGACAACGTGTCGGTCGCGATCCGCTACCTCGAGGCTTGGCTGCGGGGTCTCGGCGCGGTGGCGATCGACAACCTGATGGAGGATGCCGCGACGGCGGAGATCAGCCGCTCGCAGGTGTGGCAGTGGATCCACCAGGACCGGAGCACGCAGGACGGCACGGCGATCACGGTCGAGTACGTCGAGTCCCTCATCGGACAGGTGCTCGCCCAGGCCACGCGCAGCGCCGGTGACCGGTTCGACGATGCGGCCGACATCTTCCGTGAGGTCGCCCTGCAGGAGGAGTTCCCCGCGTTCCTCACCCTGGGCGCGTACGCGAAGCACCTCGTCGACGAGAACTGATCTGCTGTTCCCGAGCGCCCCGGCTGTCTCTGACAGCCGGGGCGCTCGCCCGTGTCCTCGGGTGCGGAGCCGCCGCCCCGCAGCGGGCGTAACCTGAAGGCATGACCGACGTCTGGAACGGCATCGCCGAGGAGTTCCTGCACCTCTACCCCCGAGGAACCCGCACGCTCGCGGTGGCGGGATCGGATGCCGAGCGCTCGCGATTCGCGGCCGACGAGCTCGCGGCCGCGCTGTCGACACTGGGGCACGGGGTGGAACGCGCGCACGTCGCGGACGTCGATGCGACGACCCTGCGCACCGACACGGTCGCCCCCTTCCGCGCGCAGGCCGAGGGGGATCGCGTCCTGATCGTGTCGGGTCCAGCGGCCCTTCTCGCCGAGAACGCGCGGGGTGTGTGGAACTTCACGCTGTGGCAACTCGCGGGCGACGAGCCTCCGCACAGCGTGGCCTCCGCCCTGGTCGACCTGACGGATCCGGCGCATCCCACCCGTCGGACAGCCGACTACTGCGCCCTGCCCGCCGCGTACGGCGCCTGACCCCCGCTCCCCGAGCTTCCGAGCCGGCGACACACCGCGCTCGGAAGTCGTGACGGGGAACCCTCTGGGGGGAGCCGCGGCTCCGGAGGAACATACCGTCATCGCCCGACTGGGAACGGGCAGCTTCAGGCTAGAGACCCGGTCGCGCGTCGGGAAGAACCTCGAGAACATCCGTCACCAGGCGAGCGCAACGCGGCACCGAGCGCACGTTTGGCACGCATTTCGCGTCCCTGTGTCACCTCACGGCGCCTTCGTCTGCTCGTCGGCCAGGAGCATCGCCTCCGCCAGTCGCGGTGACTGCGTCCGCGCCGCGAGACGGAATGCGCTCGGGCTGCCGCCGACGTGACGGGAGAACTGGGCGCGCAGCGCCGCAGCATCCGCGAATCCGGACCGTGATGCCACCACTGACAGATCCTGCGCAGGCAGGACGAGGAGTTCCTCCCTCGCCGTCACCAATCGGCGTCGCAACAACTGCGCCGACAGGCTCTCATCGGCGCCGGCGAAGATCCGGAAGAGCTGGCGTCGGCTGATGTGCAGCTGCGATGCCAGCTCGTCGATCCCGAAGGACGGATCCCGATGGCGTCGCTCGATGAGCCGGCTCGCCTCCGCACGGACCTCGCTCGCGTGATCCCTCTCCCCGTCGCCCGGGAACTGCCGGAACAGACCGCGCACGATGGCGATGAGTGCCGCCTCCGTTCCGGCGAGCGCTCCGACGCCCTGTTCGGGATCCTTGGACCATTCGTAGAGCATCCGCCCCAACGCGACTCCGGCCGCTCGGGTGAGTGGAGTGTCCGGGAACAGATCGGCTCCCTGCGCGAGCACATGCCGGTGGCCGGGGATGGCTGCTGTGGGCACGACGACGCCCGTCGTGTCGCTGAGCCCGATGTGCTCGACCGCCGACGCCCCCGTGCTCGCCATGAAGCCCATGCGCCCGACGCTCATGAGCTGCACACCGCCCGCCGTGCGCAGCAGCTGCCCTCCGAGGTTGGCGATGCCGACGATGATGATGTCATCGTCCTGTGGCACGGTGCTCGCATACCGCACCGTGTGCGGGGTCTGCAGAGTGCTGTAGAGCATCGTCGACCCGATCGAACGCCGCAGCAGTGCGGCTTCGAAGGCCGGGGGATCATCGGCCTCCATGGATCCGAAGTTCGACAGCTGGAGCATCCCGAGGTTGCCATCGAGTCGGATCACTCCGGAGGTGAACCACTCGGGAGGCTGCCGCGCGTCCGATGCGGCGATCGACGCCTCCCCGGCACCCGAGAGCCGCTCGTACCACGCGGCGATCTCCGGCAGCCCGATCGCGATCGACGTATGCACCATGACAGCCCCCATGTCCGGTGCGCAGCCTGACGGTGTCGCACCCACCCCATCCCCGCCCTCACGATAACGAGGGCGTCAGGCGCAAGCAATATACGATGCCGGCGCCTGTCGAACCGGTCGGGGTGGTCGCGCGCAGGGCTAGCTGAACGCGGCGGCGACCGAGTTGCGGTGGTAGTCGAACACGATGCTCGTACGGGTCGACGCGACGCTGCTCTGCGCCGACAGGTGCTCGAGCACGAACTCCCGCATCTGGGAGGAGTCGGCCACGGCGATGTGCAGCAGGAAGTCGTCCTCCCCTCCCAGGAAGAACACCTGGATCACCTGCGGCAGCGCGCGCACGCGGTCGGCGAACGCCACGATACTCTCGCGCCGGGCGCTGGGGCGCAGGCTCACGCCGATGATCGCCTGCAGCCCCGCGCCCAGCATCCGCTCGTCGACGCTGGCGTGGAACCCGGTGATGACCCCTCGGTCGATCAGCGACCGCAGGCGCGCATGGGCGGTGGACGGCGCGACCCCGAGGGTGGCGGCGAGTTCTGCGTTCGTCATCCGCCCGTCGACGCTGAGCAGACGCACGATATGGGCGTCGATCGCATCCAGCGCCGGAGCCCGAAGAGTGTTCGGCGAGATGGCCGCATCCGACTGTTCCATGTGAAGCATTATGCAGGATTTCCGTGATCGTCGATTGTTCTGCATGAGATCTGTTGAAAGACCGACGTTTCTGCGATTCTTTCCTCACCCGCGAACCTGGAGGATCGATGAAGATCGGCGTACCGACTGAGGTCAAGAACAATGAGAACCGCGTCGCCCTGACGCCGGCCGGCGTCGACCGTCTGGTGCACGAGGGGCATCGTGTGCTGGTCCAGGCCGGTGCCGGACTGGGATCGAGCATCTCCGACGACGCCTACCGCGCCGCGGGCGCCGAGATCATCGACTCCGCCGCCGAGGTCTGGGGCCAGGCCGACCTCCTCATCAAGGTCAAAGAGCCGATCGCTCAGGAGTACGGATTCCTCCGCCCCGACCTCACCCTCTTCACCTACCTGCATCTCGCCGCCGACCGCGCGCTGACGACGGCACTGGTCGAGGCCGGCACCACCGCCGTCGCCTACGAGACGGTGCAGCTTCCGGACCGCAGCCTGCCGCTGCTCGTGCCGATGAGCGAGATCGCCGGTCGACTCTCGGTGACCATGGGCTCCTATGCGCTGCTGCGCTCCAACGGTGGCCGTGGCACGCTGCTCGGCGGAATCGCGGGCACTCCTCGCGCGAAGACCGTCGTGATCGGCGGAGGCGTCGCGGGCGAGCATGCGGCGGCCAATGCGCTGGGTCTCGGATCCAAGGTCACGGTGATCGACATCTCGCTGCCCCGTCTGCGCGAGCTCGAGCACCGCTACGGCGGCGCGCTGGAGACCCGCGCCTCGAGCCGTTACGACATCGCCGAGGAGTTGGCGACCGCCGACCTCGTGATCGGCTCGGTGTTGATCCCCGGCGCCGCCGCCCCCAAGCTCGTCACCGACGAGATGGTCGCCGGCATGAAGCCGGGCTCGGTGCTCGTCGACATCGCGATCGACCAGGGCGGATGCTTCGAGGGGTCTCGACCGACCACGCACGACGATCCCACCTTCGCGGTGCACGACTCGATCTACTACTGCGTCGCGAACATGCCGGGCGCCGTTCCCGAGACCGCGACCAGGGCCTTGACCAACGCGACGCTGCCCTACGTCTCGGCGATCGCCGGCAAGGGCTGGGATCGCGCGGCAGCCGAGGACCCCGCTCTCGCGAAGGGCCTGAACGTGCAGGGCGGACGCATCGTGCTCGACGCCGTCGCCCAGGCCCACGGCCGCTAGGCTCGCGGAATCCGAAAGAACTCAGGATCTTCTTGACGACTCTCCCCTCTCCCGCGAGGGCGACACGGGTACGCTCGTAATCGTGACCGAACGCGCTCCTCTCTCCCGCAAACTGTCCGCGATCGCCGAGTCCGCGACCCTCAAGGTCGATGCGAAGGCCAAGGCTCTGAAGGCGGAGGGCAAGGACGTCATCTCCTATGCCGCCGGCGAGCCCGACTTCGCGACGCCGCAGTTCATCGTGGATGCCGCGGCCGAGGCTCTGGCCGACCCCGCGAACTACCGCTACACGCCGGCCCCCGGCCTGCCCGCACTGCGCGAGGCGATCGCCGCGAAGACGCTGCGCGACTCCGGCCTCGAGGTCTCCCCCAGCCAGATCATCGTGACCAACGGCGGCAAGCAGTCGGTGTACCAGGCGTTCCAGGCCGTGGTGAACCCCGGCGACGAGGTTCTGCTCCCGGCGCCGTACTGGACCACCTACCCCGAGGCGATCCGTCTCGCCGACGGCACCCCGGTCGAGGTCTTCGCCGGCGCCGATCAGGACTACAAGGTCACGGTCGAGCAGCTCGAGGCTGCCCGCAC
The sequence above is drawn from the Candidatus Microbacterium colombiense genome and encodes:
- a CDS encoding AraC family transcriptional regulator, with the protein product MVHTSIAIGLPEIAAWYERLSGAGEASIAASDARQPPEWFTSGVIRLDGNLGMLQLSNFGSMEADDPPAFEAALLRRSIGSTMLYSTLQTPHTVRYASTVPQDDDIIIVGIANLGGQLLRTAGGVQLMSVGRMGFMASTGASAVEHIGLSDTTGVVVPTAAIPGHRHVLAQGADLFPDTPLTRAAGVALGRMLYEWSKDPEQGVGALAGTEAALIAIVRGLFRQFPGDGERDHASEVRAEASRLIERRHRDPSFGIDELASQLHISRRQLFRIFAGADESLSAQLLRRRLVTAREELLVLPAQDLSVVASRSGFADAAALRAQFSRHVGGSPSAFRLAARTQSPRLAEAMLLADEQTKAP
- a CDS encoding Lrp/AsnC family transcriptional regulator; translation: MLHMEQSDAAISPNTLRAPALDAIDAHIVRLLSVDGRMTNAELAATLGVAPSTAHARLRSLIDRGVITGFHASVDERMLGAGLQAIIGVSLRPSARRESIVAFADRVRALPQVIQVFFLGGEDDFLLHIAVADSSQMREFVLEHLSAQSSVASTRTSIVFDYHRNSVAAAFS
- the ald gene encoding alanine dehydrogenase; its protein translation is MKIGVPTEVKNNENRVALTPAGVDRLVHEGHRVLVQAGAGLGSSISDDAYRAAGAEIIDSAAEVWGQADLLIKVKEPIAQEYGFLRPDLTLFTYLHLAADRALTTALVEAGTTAVAYETVQLPDRSLPLLVPMSEIAGRLSVTMGSYALLRSNGGRGTLLGGIAGTPRAKTVVIGGGVAGEHAAANALGLGSKVTVIDISLPRLRELEHRYGGALETRASSRYDIAEELATADLVIGSVLIPGAAAPKLVTDEMVAGMKPGSVLVDIAIDQGGCFEGSRPTTHDDPTFAVHDSIYYCVANMPGAVPETATRALTNATLPYVSAIAGKGWDRAAAEDPALAKGLNVQGGRIVLDAVAQAHGR